The Dehalococcoidales bacterium DNA segment CAAATTACAGACACAGTCTGGGAAGTCTGGTTCAGTTTCTTAAAGCTTGGTTTACTAGATGAAACCAAAGGAAAAGTGTTACCTATGTCCCCGGTCTAAAGTGTAACCTATGTCCCAGTTTGCACAGAGGAAAAGGTAAGGTAAACCGCTTTGGTCCTGCTGTCATTCCAGCGAAGCCGCGCCCCGTATGACAATCGGGGGCTGGAATCCACTGTACGTTTGAGGCATTTTCAGGGTAACTCGTCCCCCTTTCGTAAAGGGGGATTAAGGGGGTTTTTACCCTTGCCCTCATGTCGGGGTAACTCGTCCCCCTTTCGTAAAGGGGGATTAAGGGGGTTTTTGACTCCCCCCCATGACAAAACCCTCTGGCTATAATAGAACGCCCGTGCTATTATTTGCTTGGTACGGCCTGAAACTATGAAAAATAAACCAAAACGTCCCAGGGGCGGTCAGAAAGGCAACCAGAATGCCCGCAAACACGGCTTTTATTCTGCAAATTTGCTGCCCCGGGAAATATGTGATTTCTGGAACATCGTTAACCTCGGCGGCGCCGCGCCGGAGCTGGCTGTCCTCCGCCTGAAGCTGACCTCCGCCCTGAACTATGACCCCGGCAACCGCCGTGTGCTGGGAGAAGCCTCCCGGCTGCTGGTCAAGTGGTATCGTTCCAGATACCATTTGGATAGGAAGGATAATGCTGAACTCAAGAAATTCGTCCGTAATATTCTTCTCACCGCCGGTGTCGCCCCCGGCTCATTTTTACGGGACGAATCATAGCTGAAACCGTAAAACAATGTCTGTTTTAACAAAACGAATTGAAGCTGAAAAATGGAAACAAAAGGCATATCAGCTATAAAATAAAAAAAGTAAAAAAGGCCCTTTTTACAAAACGAATTGAAGCCTATTATCCCAAAAGTAAGGGGGAGGGTTTTTTACCTTCCCTCCCCCGCTGCTAACTGGTCGCTGGCGGCCATACTTGTCTATGGCCAGAGTACTTTAGCCACGTCCTCCAGGCCGAGGTCCACCAGCGCTTCCTTGCTCGGTTTGCCCGTTTCCGGGTCCCAGCCCACGGCCTCGTAGTATTCCGTGGATAGCTGGCTTTCGTCCAGGGTGGCCCCGGCGCGGGGTCCCACCTTCTTGGCCGGTTTGCCCAGCATGCGCTCGTGGTGCTTCCAGGGGGTGCTGATGCCCTCCCGCGCGTTGAAAGCCTGCCGCATCGTGTCGATGCGCGTGCCCGTCTTGTCCAGCTCTTCCTTGGTGAAATCCCAGCCGGTGATGACCTTCAGGGCTTCGATCATCTCGTCGATGTGGTTGTAGGCGTCGCTGATGACAATCATGCACAGTCCGGCGGCATTGTAGACCTGGGTCATGGCCGCGCCTATCTTGTGCGCGTAGCCCCGCCCCTTCAGGCTGCCGCGGTCGTACTCCGGCATGGCGCCGGCCGGCAGCGGGCCTTCGCCGCCCTGGGTGTGGCGGCCGGGGGTGGGTTCCGCCCCGTAGCCGATGGCGAAGTTCAGTCCGCCGCGCGAGTCATGGGCCGGGTATTCCTGCCCGCCCACGTGGATGGCGTATTTCCCCGAGCCTTTGCCGACCCTCTCCGCGGCTCTCTTGACGCCGTCGGCGATGATGTCCCCGAAGCCCTCGCGTTTGGCCATCATTTCCGTCATCTGGACGATAGCCTTGGGGTCGCCCCACTTCATCTCGATGCCGGTGTCCTTCTTGGTGATAATGCCCTTTTCATAGCATTCCAGCGTGAAAGCGATGGCCGCCCCGGCGGAAATGGTGTCCAGCCCGTAGCGGTTGCAGATATCGTTGGCCTTGATGACCGATTCCAGATTGTCGTTAAGGAGATTGGAGCCGAACATCGCCAGCGTCTCGTATTCCGGCTTATGGGCGTGCTCATCGTACTTGAACTCGCCGTCGGAGGCCTTCATGATGCCGCCGCAGCCTACCGGACAGTGCCAGCACCCGTATTTTCTCTGCTGCTGCTCTTTGACCGGCTCCGCGCCCAGGTCTTTGAACTTGGGGAAGTCGATAATCGCCACCCCCGCCCAGTTCTTGGTGGGAGCGTCGTCTGATTCGCAGCACATGTTGAAAAGCGCCGCCGTGCCGAAGTCGCCCATGAAGGCCGAGCGCGGGTTTTTCTTGGCCAGGTGCCGCCGGCGCATTTCCTTGGAGGCCGCTTCATCGGCCACCGGCACTTTCATATTCCCCTTGACGGCGATGGCCTTGAGCTTTTTCGAGCCCATGACCGCGCCGAGACCGGAGCGGCCGGCCGCCCGGCCCTTGTTGTTCATGACCGCGGCGATGCGGCACATCTTCTCACCGGAAGGGCCGATACAGGCCACCTCCAGCTCTTTGCCGTGCTCCGCCCGCAGCATGTCCTGCGTCTCGAAGCTGTCCTTGCCCCAGAGATTAGCGGCGTCTTTCAGCTCCGCCTTGCCGTTATCGATTAATAAATACACCGGCTTGGCTGAGATGCCGGTAAAGAAGACGGCGTCATACCCGGCGAATTTCAGGTAAGGCCCTACGTTGCCGCCGGAGTTGGCGTCGCCCCAGCCGCCGGTCAGCGGTGATTTCCCCACCATAACGTAGCGGGAGCCGCCCATGGCGTCCGTGCCGGTCAGTACCCCGGTGACGATGCCCAGGATGGCCTCCGGGCCCAGCGGGTCCACGCCGGCTTTCTGTTTATTGAACAGTATCCGGGCGCCCAGCCCGTAGCCGCCCAGGAAGTCCCGCCCCATCTTTTCATCCAGCGGTTCTTCTTTTATCTGCTTTTTGGTGAGGTCCACCCATAGTATCTTGCCCATG contains these protein-coding regions:
- a CDS encoding aldehyde ferredoxin oxidoreductase family protein; the protein is MAHGFMGKILWVDLTKKQIKEEPLDEKMGRDFLGGYGLGARILFNKQKAGVDPLGPEAILGIVTGVLTGTDAMGGSRYVMVGKSPLTGGWGDANSGGNVGPYLKFAGYDAVFFTGISAKPVYLLIDNGKAELKDAANLWGKDSFETQDMLRAEHGKELEVACIGPSGEKMCRIAAVMNNKGRAAGRSGLGAVMGSKKLKAIAVKGNMKVPVADEAASKEMRRRHLAKKNPRSAFMGDFGTAALFNMCCESDDAPTKNWAGVAIIDFPKFKDLGAEPVKEQQQRKYGCWHCPVGCGGIMKASDGEFKYDEHAHKPEYETLAMFGSNLLNDNLESVIKANDICNRYGLDTISAGAAIAFTLECYEKGIITKKDTGIEMKWGDPKAIVQMTEMMAKREGFGDIIADGVKRAAERVGKGSGKYAIHVGGQEYPAHDSRGGLNFAIGYGAEPTPGRHTQGGEGPLPAGAMPEYDRGSLKGRGYAHKIGAAMTQVYNAAGLCMIVISDAYNHIDEMIEALKVITGWDFTKEELDKTGTRIDTMRQAFNAREGISTPWKHHERMLGKPAKKVGPRAGATLDESQLSTEYYEAVGWDPETGKPSKEALVDLGLEDVAKVLWP